Proteins from a genomic interval of Sander vitreus isolate 19-12246 chromosome 6, sanVit1, whole genome shotgun sequence:
- the pianp gene encoding PILR alpha-associated neural protein, with amino-acid sequence MERCSISPVARLTALRCLVCLLLVALVTQLSTCNRDDSEGEEQVDALSVQLSVTAQVTPTPLWAVVWGPTQPLEDETYHFLSSQETDPLHQHGNQQEASTAKSDWPASMQPQEDVPLESKDQEGVEDGGTEAEETEPEEVDPQFYVTVTISSLLILTAVVITAKLCYDHSCSQHPPPLSRGVAPPLSLALPRSLASEDSRQTLHSTSASFTDRESFSSTFHFYLLLFRLFSPPPSQSPVMQLSVCMIPVVNL; translated from the exons ATGGAGAGATG CTCCATCTCTCCTGTCGCACGACTGACTGCCCTCCGCTGCCTTGTCTGCCTTCTCCTGGTTGCTCTGGTGACACAGCTTTCCACCTGTAACCGTGACGACAGTGAGGGTGAGGAGCAGGTGGACGCCCTGTCTGTCCAGCTGTCCGTTACAGCCCAGGTCACACCCACCCCTCTGTGGGCGGTGGTCTGGGGTCCCACACAGCCTCTGGAGGATGAGACCTACCACTTCCTTTCCAGCCAGGAAACTGACCCCCTGCACCAGCATGGTAACCAGCAGGAGGCCAGCACCGCCAAGTCAGACTGGCCTGCAAGCATGCAGCCCCAAGAGGACGTGCCGCTGGAGTCTAAGGACCAGGAGGGAGTCGAGGATGGAGGCACGGAGGCGGAGGAGACAGAGCCTGAGGAAG TGGACCCTCAGTTCTACGTCACAGTGACCATCTCCTCGCTGCTCATCCTGACGGCAGTCGTTATTACAGCCAAACTCTG TTACGATCACAGCTGTTCCCAGCATCCGCCCCCGCTTTCCCGTGGCGTGGCCCCCCCactctccctcgctctccctCGTTCCCTTGCTTCGGAGGACAGCCGGCAGACGTTACACAGCACCTCCGCCTCCTTCACCGACAGGGAGAG CTTTTCCTCCACCTTCCACTtctacctccttctcttccGTCTCTTCTCCCCGCCGCCCTCTCAGTCCCCTGTGATGCAGCTTTCCGTTTGCAT GATCCCAGTCGTGAACCTCTGA